GTGTTCCCAATCAGGTGGGCACGACCGGAGATGATGAAGAAGTCCCAGCTGAGCAACTGCACGAGTTGCTTTTCGAAATCGGTGAAACTGTGGCCGTCAATCGGGTGCGCCTGGAAAGTGAAGGACCCTTGCTCGCCGGTGCTCATGGTTTCCGAAAAATCGGTTGTCGAGGGAATTGCCGGGAGTCTGTTCTTGTCGTGGTAGGCGGTGAATTCGCCCGAAAGTCCGTTGGGGGCGAACTGGCTTACGGGAACGTAGTAAATGCAGTGGATGTAGCCGATGTTTGCTTGGAAGGCAAGGTTGGTTATGTTTCTTGCCATGATGCCGAATATTTCATCTGTATTATAAATGGATCCAAGAAGCTTGGACCTAAAGTCAAGATACGTGCCATTCCACAGAGAAATTTCCATTACATCCTCAACATACCAAAACCTCCCCAAAATTACAAAAATGCTACATCAAATGCAAGTTCGTTTTATAAGAATTGACAAAAAAAGCTATTGTTAGATTAGTCTAATTTAAATCCATGCGGGTGTGGACGACTCCGTTTAGAAAGCCCTCTTTCCTTTTGTAGGTTTCCCGCGGAGTACTTCTTAAAATTCTATCTTTAGCGCCGCATTTAAAGAGGTAATCTCCTATGAGTAATGAGGCAGAAAAGCCGAATTTCATTACGACCTCTCTTGACTTCCTGGTCAACTGGGGCCGAACGAACTCCCTGTGGCCGTTCCCTTATGGAACAGCCTGCTGCGCAATCGAATTTATGAGTACCGAAGTGGGCCGTTACGACTTGTCCCGTATCGGGTCTGAATACGTGCGCTTTACGCCGCGTCAGTCTGACGTGTTGCTGGTCGCGGGAACCATTTCCTACAAGCAGGCGCCGATCCTCAAGCGCATGTACGAACAGATGGCTGAACCCCGTTGGGTAATCGCCATGGGCGCATGCGCCAGTTCTGGTGGATTCTATGACTGCTATTGCACCGTGCCGGGTATCGACCATATCATGCCGGTGGATGTTTATATCGGCGGATGTCCCTCCCGTCCGGAAGCGTTCTTCGAGGCGATGTTTGACCTCCAGAAGAAGATCAAGGACGAGTCCTACATGAAACAGCGCGCCGAACGCGTGAAAGACCAGCTTGAAATGATCAAGGCGAAGACCGAACAGGCGAAGGCGGAAGCCCGCGAATTCGCTCGTGAAAAGACTGCTGAACTCAAGGAATTCGTGACTGAAAAAGAGCAGGAACTTGTGAAGAAGGCCCAGTTCTGGAAGGAGTAATGATGGAAGCCAATGAAATGACTTTTGCAGAAACGGTCGTTTCTGTCCTCACCTCCAAGTTTGGTGGCAAGAAGGACGATGCGGCCAAGTGGGACGCCTGCGTGGTGGTCCCGAAGGAATACCTGCACAATGCGGTTGAATTCCTGAAGAACGATCCGTCGATGCAGTTCGACATGCTCCTCGACCTTGCCGGTATCGACTACCTGACTTATCCGAACCATGAAGGTCCGCGTTTTGCCGTGAGCTACGCTTTTAAGAGCATGAAGAATCCGGGCCGCCGCGTTCGTCTTAAGGTGCTGGTCAGCGAAGCCGACCTGAAGGTGACGACGATTACTGATTTGTATGCAAGCGCCAACTGGCTCGAACGTGAAGTCTACGACCAGTTCGGTATCGTGTTCGAAGGCCACCCGGACCTGCGTCGCATTTTGAACCATGTTGAATTTGTGGGCCATCCGCTCCGCAAGGATTACCCTGCCCAGAAGCGCCAGTGGCTCTCGACGACCGACTTCCTGATTCCGGAACTGGAAAAGCGCCTGGAAGACAAGGGCTACAAGGTAATCCAGCGCTCCAAGGAAATCATGCCTGTCGAAGAAGAATATCTTGAAGGGAGTATCAGAGAATGATCGTACTTGACCCGAATGGCGAAAAGATGAACCTGATGGCCCTGAACGTGGGCCCGACGCATCCGGCGACTCACCACTGCGTGCGCCTGCTGGCTGCCCTCGATGGCGAAACCATCGTGGCCGGTGTCCATGAAATCGGCTTTATGCACCGCGGCTTCGAAAAGATGGTCGAACGCGGCACCTGGCAGCAGGTGATCCCGTACACCGACCGCTTGAACTACTGCTCTGCAATGATGAACAACATTGCATTCTGCCGCGCTGTCGAAAATATGTACGGTATCGAAATCCCGGAACGCACCAAGGTGCTCCGCGTGATTGT
This genomic stretch from Fibrobacter sp. UWH4 harbors:
- a CDS encoding NADH-quinone oxidoreductase subunit C is translated as MMEANEMTFAETVVSVLTSKFGGKKDDAAKWDACVVVPKEYLHNAVEFLKNDPSMQFDMLLDLAGIDYLTYPNHEGPRFAVSYAFKSMKNPGRRVRLKVLVSEADLKVTTITDLYASANWLEREVYDQFGIVFEGHPDLRRILNHVEFVGHPLRKDYPAQKRQWLSTTDFLIPELEKRLEDKGYKVIQRSKEIMPVEEEYLEGSIRE